The window AGCGCGCCGGCGCTCGCGACCGGCGCGCACTGCATGCGGCGGGAGGAGTTTATAAACGAGACCCGCGAGCGCGTGCGCTCCGAGCGCGCCCGGATGCGCGAGGCCCTCGCCGAGCGCTACGCGGTCGCCCCCTCCGACGCGCCGTTCCTCTTGCTCGACGTGAGCGGGGACGGCCGGTCGGTCGAAGCGGTCGTCTCGGCGGCCCGCGAGCGCGGCGTGGCGGTCCGGGACGCGACGACCTTCCGCGGGCTCGACTCCCACGTCCGGGTCGCGGTGCGCCGCCCCGCCGAGAACGACCGACTGCTCGCGGCGCTCGGCGTGAGAGAGGGGGAGGCGGCCGACGGCGAGACGACCGACGGGACGACCACCCCGGAGGACGACGATGTTTGAGGCGACCGTGCGCGAGGGCGTCCTCCGCCTGCGGCGCCCGGAGACCCGCTGGCTCTCGACCGGGTGGAACGGCGGGCGCTCGCGCGCGGCCGCCGCCTACAACGTGACCGTCCCGGAGGGGTTCGAGCGCACGGATCTTGGCGCGTACCGCGACGAGCGGCTGGCGCGGGCGGGGTTTAAAACTGAGAGCGGGGTGGGGCGCGACCGCGACGCAGAGAGCGACGCGGGACGCGGCGACGACCCGCCGACCCTGTTCACCGGCGTCGCGATGGAGCACGCGCGGGGCGCGCGCCGCGGGCCAGTGGTCGCGTACGCGACGGTCGGGCTCTCGAACCCGGCGATGCTCCCGATGGACCCGGCGGCGGAAGGCGAGGGCGACGCAGCCGACGCGGCCGACGCGGCGGCGACGGACGACGCCCCCGACCCGGACCGCGAGGCGGCGACGGCCGAGGGACCGCCCCGGCGACCCGGCACGGTCAACCTGCTCGTCGGGACGACCCGACGGCTCGCGGACGGCGCCGCGGCGAACCTCGTCGCCGTCGCGGCCGAGGCGAAGGCGGCGACGCTGCTCGCGACCGCCGGCGTGCCCGGGACGACCAGCGACGCAGTCGCCGTCGCCGACGATCCGGACGGGGAGCCGGCGGCGTTCTCGGGCAGCGCCACGCCGGTCGGCGCGGCGGCCCGCGTCTGCGTCCGGGACGCGGTGCGCGCGAGCCTGCGGTCGCGGTACCCGGACGGCGACCTGCCCGGTCCGACCGGCGACGCCGAACACGGCGTCGTCGCCGACGAGCGGGCGGAGGTTTTCGACCCATGACACACGACGACACCACCACCGACGGCGACGCACAGGACGCGACCGACGAACAGCCGACCGACGAGGACCCCGCGACCCGGACGCCCGGCGGCGGCGCGGCCCCCGAGCCGGAGCCCATCGAGCCGGCCGCGCCCGAGGAGTTCGGGCTCGTGCAGGCCTGGTGGGGCGACGGGAAGGGGAAGACGACGGCGGCGATGGGGATGGGATTCCGGGCCGCGGGGCACGGCTACCGCGTCCACATGCTCCAGTTCATGAAGGGGGGCGCCGACAGCGTGGAGGGCGTCAGGGGCGAGTACAACGCCATCGCCGCGATGCCGGGGTTCAGCTACGAGAACGCCGGCCACTACGGCTGGCACGGGCTGCTCGACGGCTCCGCGGACGACGAGCACGAGGCGCAGGCGCGGGCCGCCTTCGAGCGCGCCGAGGCGCTCGTGGTGGGCGCCGGCGAGGCGGACCTGACCGAGCCGCTCCCGCTCGGCGGCGACCCGGACGACGGTGTCCACATGCTCATCTTGGACGAGCTGCTGTACGCGGCCGATCGCGGGCTCGTCGACCCCGACGACGTCGTCGCGCTCGCGGAGTCGAAGCCGGACGGCCTCGAGCTCGTCCTCACCGGGAGCCACGCGGAGCCGGCGTACCTGGAGGGCGTCGCCGACCTGATCACGAACGTCCGGAAGGTGGCGCACCCCTTCGACGCCGGCCACCGGGCGCGGCGGGGGACGGAGTACTGAGACGCATGTCCCGCCGGCGATCCATCTCCCGGCGACGCGCGCCGCGTCGGAGGCGCCCGTGACCGACGCCGACCCGGACGCCGACACGATACTGATCGCCGGCACGGCGAGCCACGCCGGCAAGAGCACGCTGGCGGCCGGCCTCTGCCGGCACCTCGCGCGGAACGGCGTCTCGGTGGCGCCGTTCAAGGCGCAGAACATGAGCAACAACGCCCGGGTCGCGCTCGCGCCGGACGGCGAGTGGGGCGAGATCGGCGTCTCCCAGTTCGTGCAGGCGCGGGCCGCCGGAGTCCCCGCGACGACCGACATGAACCCCGTGCTGCTCAAGCCGCGCGGCGACGGCGAGAGCCAGCTGGTGATCGACGGGGAGGCGGTCGGTCACTACGCGGCCGGCGAGTACTACGAGTCGCACTGGGAGCGTGCCCGCGAGGCGGCCGTCGCCGCCCACGGTCGCCTCGCCGCGGATCACGACGTGGTCGTCGCCGAGGGGGCGGGCAGCATCGCCGAGATCAACCTCCACGACCGGGACCTCGCGAACGTCGAGTGCGCGCGCTTCGCCGACGCCCGGATCCTGATCGCCGTCGACATCGAGCGCGGCGGGGCCTTCGCGAGCCTCTACGGAACGTTAGAGCTCCTCCCCGACGACGTCCGCGAGCGCGTCGCCGGCGCGGTGATCACGAAGTTCCGCGGCGACCCCGCCCTGCTGGAGCCCGGCATCGCGGAGATCGAGGAGCGCACGGGCGTCCCGATCCTCGGCGTCGTCCCGCACGACGACCCCGGCCTCCCCGCGGAGGACAGCCTCTCGCTGCCGGACGCGGGCGACGGAAGCGAGACGGGGAGCGGCCGGGGCGGGGACGGAGGGAACGTCCTCGGCGCGGACGACGGGGTCGCGGACGCCGACGCGGTCCGGATCGCCGTCCCGCGGCTCCCGCGGATCTCGAATTTTACTGACTTAGAGCCGCTGGCTCGCGAGCCCGGCGTGCGGGTCGCGTACGTCCCGATCGACGGGGACCGGAGCGGTACCGACGCGCTCCTCGACGACGCCGACGCGGTCGTCCTCCCCGGGTCGAAGAACACCGTCGACGACCTGCTCGCGCTCCGCGACGCCGGCTTCGACGACGCGCTCCGCGACTTCGCCGGGCCGATCGTCGGGCTCTGCGGCGGCTACCAGATCCTCGGAGAGCGGCTGACGAACGCCGACGTCGAGGGGACCGGACCGACGTCGACGGTCGAGGGCGTCGGCGTGCTCCCGGTCGAGACGCGCTTTGCGACCGACAAGCGCGTCGAGCGCGTGACGCGGTCCGTGGACGGGGGCGGCCCGCTCGCCGGCGCGGCCGGGACCGCGACCGGCTACGAGATTCACATGGGCCGGTCGTCGCCCACCGAGGCGGTCGCCCGACCGCTCGGCCCCGAGAGCGCGGCGACCGACCGGGCGCTCGGAACGTATCTCCACGGCCTCTTCGAGAACGAGGGCGTCCGGGCGGCGTTCGTGGACCGGGCGTTCGCGGCCGCCGGGAAGTCGCGGCCGGCGGTCGGAGCGGGGGAGGGCGACGGGGGCGCGGCGGGGGAGGCGGACGACCGTTCCCCCTACGACCGCGCCGCCGACCTCGTCGCCGACAACGTCGACCTCTCGGCGCTCGGGCTCGGCGATGTCGGGTGACCGACCTCGGTCGCGCCGCTGCGGGGAAATGCCCTAATAAATCCCCGCCGACGGGTCGCACATGGTCTCCCGCGAGAACGCCGTCATCGGAACGTGTATCGCCCTCACCGTCGCCGTCGCGCTCCTCGTGGAGTCGCTGACCGTGTCGTATCCGGAGTGGGCCCCGCTCGCGCTGTTCATCGGGGGCGGCGTCGTCGTGCCGCTCGCGATAAACGAGACGTTGGACCGGAGAGAGACCGCTTAAAAGCGCGGGTCGGCGGTCACTCGCAGGCCAGCGTCTCCTCCAGCAGCTTCCGCTGTGCCGCCGCGAGGTGCTCAGCGAACGTCGAGGGGGAGATGTCGAGCGCCTCGGCGACCGCCCTCGCGTTGGCGTCGCGGGGACGCTCGAAGTAGCCCATGCGGTAGGCGGTCCGCAACACCTCGCACTGGCGGTCGGTGAGCCGGCCGCGGTCGACGAGGGTCCGGTCCGGCACCGCGTCGCCGTCGGTCGCGCCGTGGACGAGATAGCGGACCTCGACGTGGTCGGCGATGCCGTCGAGCGCCGAGACGATGTCGCGAAGGCGTTCGAGGTCGGGGAGATGGAGCGTCAGGAGGAGGACGCCGTCCTCGGCGCGCGCGTCGGCGATCGGGCAGTCGAGCTCCTCGATGACTCGGCAGGCGCACGCCCCGTCCCGCGGGCGGTCGTACCGGTACACCCGCTCGTCGCCGAGGTCGACGACGGACGCCGTCGCCGGAACGTCCTCGATCTCGGCGACCGCCTCCGGATCGCGGGCGCGAAACTCCTCGGTGTGCGTGTCGCCCGCGTGCGTCCACGTGACGCCGGTGATCGGGCCGTCGTGGGCGGTCGACGCCGCGACGACCGGGCAGTTCCCCGCGCCGTGGATCGCGACGCCCGCGCGGACGCCCTCGGGCGCGTCTCCCGCGCGACTCCCCGTCGACTCGCCCCCGGTTGCCATCGGATCTCCGAAGGGGCGACGGACACAAAGGCCTGATCCCCAACCAGCGAGGCGTCTCCCGAGGAGCCCCGAGAACACCCGCAATACTGTGGGCCGGTCGGTATCGGTTCGTGACCCGGAGCCGTGGCCGTGCAACGAGCGATCCACGCTGTCGGAGCGATCGCCCTGGCCGGGGCCGGGGGCGGGATGAGCGTCGCGGCGGCCGCCGGAGTGGCGGCCGGGGTCGGCGTCGGTTCGGGCGCCGGGGCGGCGGCGAGCGCGGAGCTGCTGGCCGGCGCCCTCGTCTTCGCGGTCACCGCGACGTCCCTCGGCTACACCGCCGTCACGGAGGCCAGATGGGCGTTGCGGACCGACGGGTTCCGCGTCACGCGGACCGACCTCGGCAACGCGGCCGCCGTCGCCCTCGCGGCGCCGGTCACCTACGCGCTCTCCGTGCAGGCCGGCGTCGGGCCGATCGTGGCGTCCGCCTTGGTCGGGCTCTGCGCGTACCTCCTGTCGGAGACGTACGGCGCCCCCGCGTACTGCGGCTCGTTCGTCGGGATGGCGACCCCGGCGGCCGGCGCCGATCTCGGGGCCGTCGCCGCCGCGGGGCTCGTCGCCGGCGGCGTCTTCGTGGCCGCCAAGCGCGCGTTCAACGGGTTCGGCGGGAAGCTCGGGACGACCGCGTTCGTCGGCTGCCTGTCGGTGGCGGCGCTCGGCGGCCTCGCCCCCGGAACGGGGTCCGTCCCGGAGCCGACCGTCGCGGCGGGGCTCGTCGTCGCGGCGGCCGTCACTGCGCTCGCCACGTTCCTCGTGAGCGTCCGGCTCGACCACGGGCCGGTCGTCGGGAGCGCGGTCGTCGGGCTCGTCGCCGGGACCGTCTGCCCGCCGCTGTTCGCCGCCGGGGACGCGGTCGCGGCGGTCGCCTTCTGCGCCTCGTTCGCCGGGATGGCCACGCCGGAGCGGATCCCCGGCCCCGGGCCGATGCTGCTGGCCGGCGGAGTCGCCGGCGTCGCGTTCGTCGGCGCCGCGCCGTACTTCGTCGGCTTCGGCGGGAAGCTCGGGACGATCGCGTTCGCCGCCTGTCTCGTCACCGCGGGGGTCCTGTCGCTCGGGCGCGTCCTCGCCCCGGTCGGCAGCGACGCCGTGACCGGGTGAGCGTCGAGGTGGTCGTCGGGTGACCCGCGGCGACCGCGACCCGCGGCGGGACGCGGGTCACGGGATCGCTATTTAAAACACCACATTACTCCGGCCGCATCGGGAGGGCCGTGGAGCCCCTCGGTTGAGGTGATGACTGATCCGACCGAGACGCCCGAGCGGAGCTTCGAGTCGAACCCCTCCGTCTGTCCGTTCTGCGGCGTCGGCTGCGCTATCGAGTACGCCGGCGGCGGGAGCGCGACCGGCGTCGAGGGGCCGGTGAACGCCCGCGGGGAGATCTGTCCGAAGGGCGCGGCCGCGTTCGACGTCGTCGACCACGAGGACCGCCTGACCGAGCCGCTCGTCAGGCACGACGGGCGCTTCGTCACGGCGCCGTGGGCGGAGGCGCTCGACCGCGTCGCGAGCGGGATCGGGCGAGTGGTCGACGAGCACGGCCCGGACGCCGTGCAGTTCTTCGCCTCCTCGAACTGCACGAACGAGGAGAACTACGTCCTCCAGAAGCTCGCGCGCGTCCTCGGGACGAACAACGTCGACAACTGCGCGCGGCTCTGTCACGCCTCGACCGTCGCCGCGATGAGCGACCGGCTCGGCGCCGGCGCGATGACGAACACCCTCGACGACCTGCGGGAGGCGGACTGCGTCTTCGTCAACGGCGCGAACCCGGCGGAGCAACACCCCGTCGCCTTCCGGTCGTACCTCCTCCCGGCGGTCCGCGACGGCGCGACGCTCGTCCACGTCGACCCGCGCGCGAACGACACGACCGAGGCGGCCGACGTCCACCTCCCGCTGCGCCCCGGCACCGACATCGAGGTGGCGAACGCGATCGCCGCGGTCCTGATCGAAGAGGACCTCGTCGACGAGGCGTTCCTCGCCGAGCGGACGACCGGGTTCGACGAGCTCCGCGAGCACCTCGCCGCCGTCGACGTGGGGGAGAACGCCGAGGCGGCGGGCGTCGACCCGGAGGCGATCCGCGAGGCGGCCCGGGCGTACGGCGAGGCGGACCGCGCCGCGATCGTGACGGGGATGGGAACGAGCCAGCACCGCTGCGGCACCGACAACGTCCACGCCCTGCTCAACCTCGCGCTGCTGACCGGCAACGTCGGCCGGCCCGGAACCGGCGTCAACCCCCTGCGGGGCCAGAACAACGTGCAGGGCGCCAGCGACGTCGGCGGCCTCCCGGGCGTGCTCCCCGGCTACGAGCCCGTGACGGACCCGGACGCCCGCGAGCGCGTCGCCGCGGAGTGGGGGGTCGAACCGCCGAGCGACCCCGGGCTCACCGAGGTCGAGGCGACCCACCGGTTCGGTGACGAGGTGCGGGCGGCGGTGGTCTTCGGCGAGAACCCGGCGGTCACCGAGCCGAACGCGAGCGCGGTCGCCTCGGCGTTCGAGGAACTTGACTTCTGCGTCGTCATCGACCTGTTCGAGACGGCGACCGCGGCCCACGCCGACGTGGTCCTCCCGGGGAGCTCGTGGGCCGAGAAGGCCGGCACCGTGACGAACACCGACCGCCGCGTGATGCGGATGCGGCCCAACGCCGACCTCCCCGGGAACGCCCGGCGCGACTTCGAGATTCTGAGTGCGCTCGGGCGGCGGCTGACCGACCGCCCCGCGGAGTTCGAGTACGACGGGCCGGCGGCGGCCTTCGAGGAGCTGACGCGCGTCGCCCCCATCTACGAGGGGATGAGCTACGAGGGGATCGGCGACGGCTACCAGCGCTGGCCCTTCTCGGCCGACGACGGCGCCGGGACGGACGTGTTACACGCGGCGGAGTTCCTCACCGGCGAGCGCACCGCGCCGCTCGCGGTCGTCGACCCCGTCCCGCCCGCAGACGACCTCGCCGCCGGCGAGCTGACGCTGACGACCGGCCGCGTGCTCCAGCACTTCAACAGCGGGGCGCTCAGTCGCCGCTCGGACCGCCTGATGGCGATGCGCGGCGAGGACGCGCTCCAGATCCACCCGGACGACGCGGCCGACCGGGGGATCGAGGACGGGGACCGGGTGACCGTCTCGAACGACCGCGGGACCGTCGAGGTCGCGGCCGCGGTCACCCCGGCGGTCCGCGAGGGCGTGACGTTCTGTACGTTCCACTACGCGGAGCCGCTCGCGAACGCCCTGACGGGCGACGCGCTCGATCCCGAGGCCGGAATCCCGGAGTTCAAGCACTCGGCGGTCACCGTCGAACCGGCCGCCGTCGGCGAGGCGGGGGGCGAGAGCGACGCCGCCGACGCCGACTGAGAGAGTGTCGCTCGCGCGGTCGGGGACCGGCTTCGCGCCGACCGGCAGGCGGTGCGGTATCACTCGTGAGAGACGGGAGGGCGGGCTTATATGATCCAGACGAAGAGGGGCTCGCATGACTGCGTCTGGAGAGTACGGTCGAGACGACTTCGGTCAGGGCGGCCTGAACGAGGGGCTAGACGTCGCGGCGCTGGTCGAGGAGATCGGCCTCGACGCCGAGGAGATCCGGTGGCGGAAGGAGTTCGTCGGCTTCGACGAGGAGGACGAGCGGCGACTGAGTCGGTACGAGGACGCGTTCGCGGAGAACGCGGACCGGATCGCGGAGGACTTCTACGAGAACCTCACCGGTCACGAGCAGACCGTCGAAGTGTTGGGCCGGTCGGACAAGGGGCTCGACCAGCTCAAGCGGACGCAGTCGGCCTACCTCGTGACGCTCGCGAACGGCGAGTACGGAACGGAGTACTTCGAGGACCGAGCGCGGATCGGCAAGATCCATGACATGCTGGAGATGCCGATGAAACACTACATCGGCCAGTACGGCGTGTACTACGACCTCATCCTCCCGCTCATCGGCGACCGCCTCGTCGACTCGCTCACCGACCGGCTGGCCCCCGACGCCGCCGGTGCGGCGGTCGACGACGCGACCGCGACGGCGATAGAGGAGGAGGTCGACGACGCGATCGAGGACCTGCTCTCCGTCCTCCGGATCGTCAACCTCGACATGCAGGTCGTCACGGACACGTACATCCACTCCTACAGCGAGAAGCTCTCGGAGGTCGTCGAGGAGAACGAGCGGCTGATGGCGGAGGTGGAAGACGAGGTCGAAGGGCCGATCGGCGACCTGCGCGAGTCGGCGGACGACGTCGCCGACAGCGCCGCCGAGGTCGGCGACGCGGCCGAGGACCAGTCGGAGCGGGTCGCCGAGATCTCCTCCGAGGTGGCGAACCTCTCGGCGACGGTCGAGGAGGTGGCGTCGACCGCCGACGAGGTCGAGCGGACGAGCAGTCGGGCGGAGGCGCTGGCGGAGGACGGGCGGGACGCGGCCGACGACGCCGCGGCGGCCATGGACGACATCGGCGACGCCGTCGACGAGGTCGCGGACGACGTCGAGGCGCTCAAGGAGCGCGTCGAGGAGATCGACGAGTTCGTCGACGCGATCAACGGCATCGCCGACCAGACGAACTTGCTCGCCCTGAACGCCTCGATCGAGGCGGCGCGGGCCGGCGAAGCTGGCGCCGGGTTCGGCGTCGTCGCCGACGAGATCAAGTCGCTCGCGGAGGAGTCGCAGGAGCACGCGAGCGACATCGAGTCGATGGTCGACGGGATCCGCACCGACACCGAGGAGACGGTCGAGAGCCTCTCGGAGACGACGGTGCGGGTCGACGAGGGGAGCGAGCGCGTCGACGACGCGACCGAGAACCTCACCGACATCGCCGAGGCGGTGACGGAGACGGCGGACGGGATCGACGAGGTCGCGGACGTGACCGACGAGCAGGCCGCCGCCGCCGAGGAGATCGCCGCGACGATCGACGGGGTGGTCGAGCAGTCGACCCGGATCAGCGAGCGGATGCAGGAGCTAGCGGCGGAAAGCGAGCGCCAGTCGGCGGCGGTCGAGGAGGTCGAACGGACCGTGCGCCGGTTGTCCGCGGACGGCGGCGGGGACGGCGGCAGTAGGTCCCGCGCGGCATCCCTGACGGACGGCGGTCGGTCGATACCGCCCGGGCTTCCGGAGGGCATCCCCGAGTTCGTGATCGATCGGCTCTCCGACAAGGAACTGCGTGCGATCGCCGCCGGGAAGCTGGAGATGGACGACCTGCGGTGAGTCGGCGGCGCTGACGCGTCGCTCGCGCCCCGAGGCCCGCGGCCGCGGGCCGAACTCAGGGCGCAAAGTACGCGTCCGGCCCCCGAACCCCGGAGAGTTCGCGGAGAGGACGTGCGCCGCACCGACCGCAGGCGGCCGGCTCGTCGGGGTCGTCGGGGCGCGCGAACACCGTGTCGCAGGCGTCGCAGGCGACGTAGCGCAGCGCGAGCGACGGAGTGTTGGCCATGCTCACAAGAGGCGCTCGACGCGTATCAATCCCGCTCCGAACGGTGGCGAGGACGGCCGGTCACGCAACCCATAAGCCGCGAGCGACCCCACTGTACGCATGGAGATCGCGATACTCGGCGGCACCGGCGACATCGGCGAGGGACTGGCCCTCCGGCTGGCGGCCGACACGCCTCACCGCGTCTCGATCGGCTCGCGCGACGCGGAGAAGGCCGAAAACAAAGCGGAAGAGTACACCACGGAGCTGGAGAGCCGTGGCCTCGACGCGACGGTCGAGGGCGCCGAGAACGCGGTCGCCGCGGCCGCAGCGAAGGTCGTCGTCCTCGCTGTCCCGCCGTACCACATCGGCGACACGGTCGAGGCGATCGCCGACGAGTTGGACGACGGCGACGTCCTCGTCTCGCCGGCGACGGGCATGAAGCGCGACGACGAGGGGTTCCACTACCACAAGCCCGGCGCGGGCTCGGTGACGCGGATCGCCGCGGACGCCGCGCCGGAGCGCGTCGCCGTCGTCGGCGCGTTCCACAATCTCGCGGCGGCCCGGCTCGCGAACCTCGACGCCGACCTCGGGATCGACACGCTCGTGATCGGCGACGACGAGGACGCAAAGCGGACGGTCTCGGACGTCGCGGAGGGGATCGAGGGGCTCCGCGCGCTCGACGCCGGCGGGATCGCCAACGCGCCCGAGATCGAGGGGCTGACGCCCCTGCTTATCAACGTCGCCTCGAACAACGACGGGCTCCACGACCTCGGCATCCGATTTAAATAAGCGCTCGCGGGCGTCGTTCC is drawn from Halorubrum sp. CBA1229 and contains these coding sequences:
- a CDS encoding cobyric acid synthase, translating into MTDADPDADTILIAGTASHAGKSTLAAGLCRHLARNGVSVAPFKAQNMSNNARVALAPDGEWGEIGVSQFVQARAAGVPATTDMNPVLLKPRGDGESQLVIDGEAVGHYAAGEYYESHWERAREAAVAAHGRLAADHDVVVAEGAGSIAEINLHDRDLANVECARFADARILIAVDIERGGAFASLYGTLELLPDDVRERVAGAVITKFRGDPALLEPGIAEIEERTGVPILGVVPHDDPGLPAEDSLSLPDAGDGSETGSGRGGDGGNVLGADDGVADADAVRIAVPRLPRISNFTDLEPLAREPGVRVAYVPIDGDRSGTDALLDDADAVVLPGSKNTVDDLLALRDAGFDDALRDFAGPIVGLCGGYQILGERLTNADVEGTGPTSTVEGVGVLPVETRFATDKRVERVTRSVDGGGPLAGAAGTATGYEIHMGRSSPTEAVARPLGPESAATDRALGTYLHGLFENEGVRAAFVDRAFAAAGKSRPAVGAGEGDGGAAGEADDRSPYDRAADLVADNVDLSALGLGDVG
- a CDS encoding globin-coupled sensor protein; amino-acid sequence: MTASGEYGRDDFGQGGLNEGLDVAALVEEIGLDAEEIRWRKEFVGFDEEDERRLSRYEDAFAENADRIAEDFYENLTGHEQTVEVLGRSDKGLDQLKRTQSAYLVTLANGEYGTEYFEDRARIGKIHDMLEMPMKHYIGQYGVYYDLILPLIGDRLVDSLTDRLAPDAAGAAVDDATATAIEEEVDDAIEDLLSVLRIVNLDMQVVTDTYIHSYSEKLSEVVEENERLMAEVEDEVEGPIGDLRESADDVADSAAEVGDAAEDQSERVAEISSEVANLSATVEEVASTADEVERTSSRAEALAEDGRDAADDAAAAMDDIGDAVDEVADDVEALKERVEEIDEFVDAINGIADQTNLLALNASIEAARAGEAGAGFGVVADEIKSLAEESQEHASDIESMVDGIRTDTEETVESLSETTVRVDEGSERVDDATENLTDIAEAVTETADGIDEVADVTDEQAAAAEEIAATIDGVVEQSTRISERMQELAAESERQSAAVEEVERTVRRLSADGGGDGGSRSRAASLTDGGRSIPPGLPEGIPEFVIDRLSDKELRAIAAGKLEMDDLR
- a CDS encoding adenosylcobinamide amidohydrolase, whose product is MFEATVREGVLRLRRPETRWLSTGWNGGRSRAAAAYNVTVPEGFERTDLGAYRDERLARAGFKTESGVGRDRDAESDAGRGDDPPTLFTGVAMEHARGARRGPVVAYATVGLSNPAMLPMDPAAEGEGDAADAADAAATDDAPDPDREAATAEGPPRRPGTVNLLVGTTRRLADGAAANLVAVAAEAKAATLLATAGVPGTTSDAVAVADDPDGEPAAFSGSATPVGAAARVCVRDAVRASLRSRYPDGDLPGPTGDAEHGVVADERAEVFDP
- the fdhF gene encoding formate dehydrogenase subunit alpha, producing the protein MTDPTETPERSFESNPSVCPFCGVGCAIEYAGGGSATGVEGPVNARGEICPKGAAAFDVVDHEDRLTEPLVRHDGRFVTAPWAEALDRVASGIGRVVDEHGPDAVQFFASSNCTNEENYVLQKLARVLGTNNVDNCARLCHASTVAAMSDRLGAGAMTNTLDDLREADCVFVNGANPAEQHPVAFRSYLLPAVRDGATLVHVDPRANDTTEAADVHLPLRPGTDIEVANAIAAVLIEEDLVDEAFLAERTTGFDELREHLAAVDVGENAEAAGVDPEAIREAARAYGEADRAAIVTGMGTSQHRCGTDNVHALLNLALLTGNVGRPGTGVNPLRGQNNVQGASDVGGLPGVLPGYEPVTDPDARERVAAEWGVEPPSDPGLTEVEATHRFGDEVRAAVVFGENPAVTEPNASAVASAFEELDFCVVIDLFETATAAHADVVLPGSSWAEKAGTVTNTDRRVMRMRPNADLPGNARRDFEILSALGRRLTDRPAEFEYDGPAAAFEELTRVAPIYEGMSYEGIGDGYQRWPFSADDGAGTDVLHAAEFLTGERTAPLAVVDPVPPADDLAAGELTLTTGRVLQHFNSGALSRRSDRLMAMRGEDALQIHPDDAADRGIEDGDRVTVSNDRGTVEVAAAVTPAVREGVTFCTFHYAEPLANALTGDALDPEAGIPEFKHSAVTVEPAAVGEAGGESDAADAD
- a CDS encoding helix-turn-helix domain-containing protein produces the protein MATGGESTGSRAGDAPEGVRAGVAIHGAGNCPVVAASTAHDGPITGVTWTHAGDTHTEEFRARDPEAVAEIEDVPATASVVDLGDERVYRYDRPRDGACACRVIEELDCPIADARAEDGVLLLTLHLPDLERLRDIVSALDGIADHVEVRYLVHGATDGDAVPDRTLVDRGRLTDRQCEVLRTAYRMGYFERPRDANARAVAEALDISPSTFAEHLAAAQRKLLEETLACE
- a CDS encoding cob(I)yrinic acid a,c-diamide adenosyltransferase, coding for MTHDDTTTDGDAQDATDEQPTDEDPATRTPGGGAAPEPEPIEPAAPEEFGLVQAWWGDGKGKTTAAMGMGFRAAGHGYRVHMLQFMKGGADSVEGVRGEYNAIAAMPGFSYENAGHYGWHGLLDGSADDEHEAQARAAFERAEALVVGAGEADLTEPLPLGGDPDDGVHMLILDELLYAADRGLVDPDDVVALAESKPDGLELVLTGSHAEPAYLEGVADLITNVRKVAHPFDAGHRARRGTEY
- the npdG gene encoding NADPH-dependent F420 reductase → MEIAILGGTGDIGEGLALRLAADTPHRVSIGSRDAEKAENKAEEYTTELESRGLDATVEGAENAVAAAAAKVVVLAVPPYHIGDTVEAIADELDDGDVLVSPATGMKRDDEGFHYHKPGAGSVTRIAADAAPERVAVVGAFHNLAAARLANLDADLGIDTLVIGDDEDAKRTVSDVAEGIEGLRALDAGGIANAPEIEGLTPLLINVASNNDGLHDLGIRFK